From a single Meiothermus sp. Pnk-1 genomic region:
- a CDS encoding helicase-related protein codes for MRLVFHNRYERAALNYARRLAPGVYQLFVHRHLPAFAKAEGGEERWITLHPNPGSDHYVRVKIRVNRDGTAHVLSGGAGLRGLKLSKLKSPEEWKQNAKARAEARKQKAASQGPPPAEAKKMLEALQEQTHKKRLEQLKLARELGLPGWDDPTAEAALTGKRAEQLIESFGDQGVLKAGAKMVAAQESRKVLGGLKRLERNLMQELVENHELRQAVLGDAAPYPEEEPSNPLGFRKNLRATAQSHGIDADAIRERRERLFAERIEALEQTDPEKAARVIEARAFMRGMHQAAQIIRGEDGLATPETEIDPKEIRERAERVKAFLKTAQEIKELERKAAALDPQRAKDPEKLAKALREAELAPMEVEVHPLEDAEFVQRLAQDVAELEKSDLTRSFLEKVEQAGEGSIAQARERLRGSYGFGAHTHLQSALLSASGLGMDRLVSEVFGVNGAAQIAAAVLLKDKEGEELAAIRAGLAQYHDQESVQRMRAALATAERAEAAAAEIELPPVTDAASLAAARELNAQRKEYLEEAMHALGSALGQVEAGAALNLALQRVKPGELALELGDVDKEQLLWGLGALGLSEGEDYRLQIDEEGRITVGLKAPALDRLVSRPSASEAMLQAHLEAIRKGEMDEPDWLPEGFVSYPKNVHNDPDQPKPFAVPPGFSEGRPVAEALQEYVASRLADGWKPSDILREVGSVDFALQYVPESQHEAYADTLEEIFPSQDAEGKPRNVDTDPELRAKFQRMAEEYVAKLHPDQAPLHAQSVGDSPESRRAAYLALLQDPRTQAAFKPLGDLSDADQRALRNYFYTEIVKLDPKTGKDQAALEEALKELGPEPEKMAVSMFGDEAISPEWSNWNRRRQEIYEQFAGPTAWAEFVSGMRGLENAYRAVQEHMKGVYAPRFAKYYTNLTGRPLRLGKGAIPLSQRFKAAVDPEERRKLLEQEQRQMAALRDRRAGKFAAEGEGAVKEKLNRSLELKEKLRQAQKALFGGWVSAGYQTEQGVKVRDPFSERLTLGERAEGEIAAVLPYVAQNLDPTAPGTNVYPKVTMGAGTKYAPQQRAIKFALAAKKSYQALGMGSGKTPIQIGTGTELISSGKARKGLFLTPSIVRNQFGEEMARFTEPGRFGFHAKDAPWPERLKAYQDPQTHFVVVTHQTWRDDVMRMIAAHRGLEPAEAEAAFMAATPRERRRMLREALAHHGAEALLDYVPVDEGHNLSGREGKPDAVQQAVADATLHESKYALLASGTPVKNDWSEAYDIAYKLDPDRWEGRREEFKRNFGVDFPAAAEAFKRQMGRYIYSQTVKSGTNRTDVWGVRGERGDRPIELHPEQKKALERVKVAYERARTALREGKVDLEAMQTLSPNSFAGKPKEEHEEIARQLGRSLGTLYFSAQARAIDTAPPEHNAKIQHLLRLAEEKRAQGHPGVVFARSLEAVEHIRQALEQAGHRVAVITGADSSNEKARKKALFSGQAEPRADILVMSDAGAVGLNAQRGRWLVNYDLPLTYATHAQRNARIDRLGQTHPVEVHNLVTDTAFDREAVDRLSRKGAIQQVFESNWDNLDDSGIAGYIARARARRALGPEDLQEVA; via the coding sequence ATGCGCTTGGTTTTTCACAACCGTTACGAGCGAGCCGCCCTGAACTACGCCCGCAGGCTCGCCCCTGGGGTGTATCAGCTCTTCGTACACCGCCACCTCCCCGCTTTTGCCAAAGCCGAGGGGGGTGAGGAGCGCTGGATCACCCTGCACCCTAACCCCGGATCAGATCACTACGTCCGGGTCAAGATCCGCGTCAACCGCGACGGCACCGCCCACGTCCTCTCCGGGGGGGCGGGCTTGCGCGGGCTGAAGCTTTCCAAGCTCAAAAGCCCCGAGGAGTGGAAGCAAAACGCCAAGGCCCGCGCTGAGGCCCGCAAACAAAAGGCGGCCAGCCAGGGGCCACCCCCGGCCGAGGCCAAAAAAATGCTCGAGGCCTTGCAAGAGCAGACCCATAAGAAACGCCTGGAACAGCTCAAACTCGCCCGCGAGTTGGGATTGCCGGGCTGGGATGACCCCACCGCGGAAGCCGCCCTTACCGGGAAGCGGGCCGAGCAACTGATAGAGAGCTTCGGGGACCAGGGGGTACTCAAAGCCGGGGCAAAAATGGTAGCGGCGCAGGAATCCCGCAAGGTGCTGGGGGGGTTGAAGCGCCTCGAGCGCAACCTGATGCAAGAGCTGGTGGAAAACCACGAGCTACGCCAGGCCGTCTTGGGGGATGCCGCCCCCTACCCCGAAGAAGAGCCGAGCAATCCCCTGGGCTTTCGCAAAAACCTGCGGGCTACGGCACAGTCCCACGGCATAGACGCGGATGCCATCCGGGAACGCCGTGAGCGGTTGTTTGCCGAGCGGATCGAAGCCCTCGAGCAGACCGACCCCGAAAAGGCCGCGCGGGTAATCGAGGCCCGGGCGTTTATGCGGGGGATGCACCAGGCGGCCCAGATCATCCGCGGCGAGGACGGCCTGGCGACCCCGGAAACCGAGATTGACCCAAAGGAAATACGCGAGCGCGCGGAGCGAGTCAAAGCGTTTCTCAAAACCGCCCAGGAGATCAAAGAACTCGAGCGCAAGGCCGCGGCCTTAGATCCCCAACGCGCTAAAGACCCGGAAAAGCTGGCCAAGGCCCTGCGGGAAGCAGAACTAGCCCCCATGGAGGTGGAGGTACACCCGCTGGAGGATGCTGAGTTTGTCCAGCGGCTGGCCCAGGATGTAGCCGAACTCGAGAAGTCCGACCTCACCCGGAGCTTTTTGGAGAAGGTGGAACAGGCGGGCGAGGGTTCGATAGCCCAGGCCCGTGAGCGCTTGCGCGGCTCATACGGGTTTGGCGCCCACACCCACCTGCAATCGGCCTTGCTGAGCGCGTCGGGGTTGGGGATGGACCGGCTGGTAAGCGAGGTCTTTGGGGTCAATGGCGCGGCCCAGATTGCCGCCGCGGTGTTGCTCAAAGACAAGGAGGGGGAGGAGCTAGCCGCGATCCGGGCGGGCCTGGCCCAGTATCACGATCAGGAAAGTGTGCAGCGGATGCGCGCGGCCCTGGCCACGGCGGAACGAGCCGAAGCCGCCGCCGCCGAGATTGAACTCCCCCCCGTGACCGACGCGGCCAGCCTTGCCGCCGCGCGGGAACTCAACGCCCAGCGCAAGGAGTATTTGGAAGAGGCCATGCACGCCCTGGGATCGGCCCTGGGCCAGGTGGAAGCCGGGGCGGCGCTGAACCTTGCCCTGCAGCGGGTCAAGCCGGGGGAGTTGGCGCTCGAGTTAGGCGATGTAGACAAGGAGCAACTGCTGTGGGGGTTGGGGGCCTTGGGGCTATCCGAGGGAGAGGACTACCGCCTCCAGATCGACGAGGAGGGGCGGATTACCGTTGGCCTGAAAGCGCCCGCCCTGGACCGCCTGGTGAGCCGCCCCAGCGCTTCCGAGGCGATGCTGCAAGCCCATCTGGAGGCCATTCGCAAAGGGGAGATGGATGAGCCCGACTGGCTGCCAGAGGGATTCGTCAGCTACCCCAAGAATGTTCACAATGACCCCGACCAGCCCAAGCCCTTCGCGGTTCCGCCCGGCTTCAGCGAGGGGCGACCCGTAGCCGAGGCCCTGCAGGAGTATGTGGCCTCACGGCTGGCCGATGGCTGGAAACCTAGCGATATCCTGCGGGAGGTGGGGAGCGTAGACTTCGCCCTGCAGTACGTTCCCGAATCGCAGCACGAGGCCTACGCCGACACGCTCGAGGAGATCTTTCCAAGCCAGGACGCTGAGGGAAAGCCCAGAAACGTGGATACCGACCCCGAGCTGCGGGCCAAGTTCCAGCGCATGGCCGAGGAGTACGTAGCCAAGCTGCACCCCGACCAGGCCCCGCTACACGCCCAGAGCGTAGGGGATAGCCCGGAGAGTCGCCGCGCGGCCTACCTGGCCCTGCTGCAAGACCCCCGCACCCAGGCCGCCTTCAAGCCCCTAGGGGACCTCAGCGATGCCGATCAGCGGGCATTGCGCAACTACTTCTACACCGAGATCGTCAAGCTCGACCCCAAGACCGGCAAGGATCAGGCCGCGCTCGAGGAGGCCCTCAAGGAGTTGGGGCCGGAGCCCGAGAAGATGGCCGTTTCCATGTTTGGCGATGAGGCCATATCCCCGGAGTGGTCAAACTGGAACCGCCGCCGCCAGGAAATCTACGAGCAGTTTGCCGGGCCGACCGCCTGGGCCGAATTCGTCAGCGGGATGCGCGGGCTGGAGAACGCCTATCGGGCGGTGCAGGAGCACATGAAGGGAGTCTATGCCCCGCGCTTTGCCAAGTACTACACCAACCTCACCGGGCGGCCCTTGCGCCTGGGGAAGGGGGCTATCCCCCTCTCCCAACGCTTCAAGGCCGCCGTGGATCCCGAGGAGCGGCGCAAGCTCTTGGAGCAGGAGCAAAGACAGATGGCGGCTTTGCGCGACCGCCGCGCAGGAAAGTTTGCCGCCGAGGGCGAGGGGGCGGTCAAGGAAAAGCTCAACCGCAGCCTGGAATTGAAGGAAAAGCTGCGCCAAGCGCAAAAGGCGCTATTTGGGGGGTGGGTAAGCGCAGGTTACCAGACCGAGCAGGGGGTGAAGGTGCGGGACCCCTTCTCCGAGCGCCTGACCCTGGGGGAGCGGGCCGAAGGAGAAATCGCTGCGGTGCTGCCCTACGTCGCCCAGAACCTGGATCCCACCGCCCCGGGGACAAATGTCTATCCCAAGGTGACCATGGGGGCGGGGACCAAATACGCCCCTCAGCAGCGGGCGATCAAGTTTGCCCTGGCCGCCAAAAAGTCCTATCAGGCCCTGGGCATGGGATCCGGCAAGACCCCCATCCAGATCGGCACCGGAACCGAACTTATCAGCAGCGGAAAGGCCCGCAAGGGGCTATTCCTCACCCCCTCGATTGTGCGCAATCAGTTTGGCGAGGAGATGGCCCGCTTTACCGAGCCGGGGCGGTTTGGCTTTCACGCCAAGGATGCTCCCTGGCCGGAACGCCTCAAGGCCTATCAAGACCCCCAAACCCACTTCGTGGTGGTCACCCACCAGACCTGGCGGGATGACGTGATGCGGATGATCGCCGCCCACCGGGGCCTCGAGCCCGCCGAAGCCGAAGCGGCCTTCATGGCTGCTACCCCTCGAGAGCGCCGCCGGATGCTGCGCGAAGCCTTGGCCCACCACGGGGCGGAAGCGTTGCTCGACTACGTGCCGGTGGATGAGGGGCACAACCTCTCGGGCCGGGAGGGCAAGCCCGACGCGGTACAGCAGGCCGTAGCCGATGCCACCCTGCACGAGTCCAAGTACGCCCTGCTGGCCTCGGGAACGCCAGTCAAAAACGACTGGTCGGAGGCCTACGATATCGCCTACAAACTCGACCCGGACCGCTGGGAAGGCCGCCGGGAGGAGTTCAAGCGCAATTTCGGGGTGGACTTCCCCGCCGCAGCGGAGGCCTTCAAGCGCCAGATGGGCCGCTATATCTACTCCCAAACCGTCAAATCCGGCACCAACCGCACCGACGTGTGGGGGGTGCGGGGGGAACGGGGAGACCGGCCCATCGAGCTGCACCCCGAGCAGAAAAAGGCCCTCGAGCGGGTAAAGGTTGCCTACGAGCGGGCCCGCACGGCGTTGCGCGAGGGCAAGGTGGACCTCGAGGCCATGCAGACCCTCTCCCCGAACAGCTTTGCCGGTAAACCGAAAGAGGAACACGAGGAAATCGCCCGGCAGCTAGGCCGCAGCCTGGGCACCCTCTACTTCAGCGCCCAGGCCAGGGCCATAGATACGGCCCCCCCGGAGCACAACGCTAAGATTCAGCACCTCTTGCGCCTGGCTGAGGAAAAGCGCGCCCAGGGCCATCCGGGGGTGGTGTTTGCGCGGAGCTTGGAGGCGGTCGAGCACATTCGCCAAGCCCTCGAGCAGGCCGGGCACCGGGTAGCGGTCATCACCGGGGCGGATTCGTCCAACGAGAAGGCCCGCAAAAAAGCGCTTTTCAGCGGCCAGGCCGAACCGCGGGCGGATATCCTGGTCATGTCCGATGCAGGGGCGGTAGGGCTCAACGCCCAGCGGGGCCGCTGGCTGGTCAACTACGATCTCCCCCTGACCTATGCCACCCACGCCCAGCGCAACGCCCGCATCGACCGCTTGGGGCAGACCCACCCGGTTGAGGTACACAACCTGGTCACCGATACCGCCTTTGACCGCGAGGCGGTGGATCGCCTGAGCCGCAAGGGCGCCATCCAGCAGGTGTTTGAGAGCAATTGGGACAACCTCGACGACAGCGGGATAGCGGGGTATATCGCCCGGGCTCGAGCCCGGCGGGCCCTCGGCCCGGAAGATTTGCAGGAGGTAGCATGA
- a CDS encoding RNA-guided endonuclease TnpB family protein — MAVHRKVYRFRMEPTQAQAEALLRMAGARRFVWNWGLARRKEAYAATGKGLTYNQQAAELTALKKRPEMAWLKEADSQMLQQALKDLDNAFKAFFERRAGFPQFKSKKRDRPSFRIPQRVRVEEGKVYLPKVGWVKIRQSQPIDCAIKGATFKRDTQGHWYVTLTAEFTMPDIPLPPANPERVVGIDLGLKDFAVLSDGTRIAPPKFYRKAERKLRRAQRELSRKQKGSKNREKARHRLNRVHAKVRNQRQDWLHKLTTGLVQKYDGLCIENLNLKGMAKTKLSKSVLDAAPGEFRRQLEYKAVWYRKHLVVIDRYFPSSKLCRECGTIHTALTLSDRVWTCGCGAVHDRDLNAALNIRAEGIRAIPVAVGHTETQNAWGVSVRPAHGRQETTNQESHVL; from the coding sequence ATGGCTGTCCATCGCAAGGTCTACCGCTTCCGCATGGAACCCACCCAAGCCCAAGCTGAGGCTTTGCTGCGTATGGCCGGAGCTCGGCGGTTCGTGTGGAACTGGGGCCTTGCACGGCGCAAGGAGGCGTATGCCGCCACCGGGAAGGGGTTGACCTACAACCAACAGGCCGCCGAGTTGACCGCCCTGAAGAAGCGGCCCGAAATGGCATGGCTGAAAGAAGCCGATAGCCAGATGCTCCAACAAGCCCTGAAAGACCTCGACAACGCGTTCAAGGCATTCTTCGAGCGACGGGCCGGGTTCCCCCAGTTCAAGTCGAAGAAGCGGGATAGGCCGAGCTTCAGAATCCCCCAGCGCGTCCGGGTGGAGGAAGGCAAGGTTTACCTCCCCAAGGTCGGTTGGGTCAAGATTCGCCAGAGCCAGCCGATTGATTGCGCCATCAAGGGCGCTACGTTCAAGCGGGATACGCAAGGGCATTGGTACGTCACCCTGACCGCCGAATTCACCATGCCTGACATACCCTTGCCCCCTGCAAACCCTGAGCGGGTGGTAGGGATTGACCTCGGCTTGAAAGACTTCGCGGTGCTTTCCGACGGTACAAGAATAGCTCCACCCAAGTTCTACCGCAAAGCAGAGCGCAAGCTTCGCAGGGCGCAAAGGGAGCTTTCCCGCAAGCAGAAGGGTAGCAAGAACCGGGAAAAGGCGAGGCATCGGCTGAACAGGGTCCACGCCAAGGTCCGCAACCAGCGGCAGGACTGGCTGCACAAGCTGACCACCGGACTCGTCCAGAAGTACGACGGGCTGTGCATTGAAAACTTGAACCTGAAAGGGATGGCGAAAACCAAGCTGTCCAAGTCGGTTCTAGATGCGGCCCCGGGTGAGTTTCGGCGGCAGTTGGAGTACAAGGCGGTCTGGTATCGCAAGCACCTGGTGGTGATTGACCGCTACTTCCCCAGCAGCAAGCTTTGTCGGGAGTGTGGGACAATCCACACCGCCCTGACCCTCTCGGACAGGGTTTGGACCTGCGGGTGTGGGGCGGTGCATGACCGAGACCTGAACGCGGCCCTGAACATCCGGGCCGAAGGGATACGAGCTATCCCCGTCGCCGTGGGGCACACGGAGACGCAAAACGCTTGGGGAGTCTCTGTAAGACCTGCTCATGGTAGGCAAGAGACGACGAACCAAGAATCCCACGTGCTTTAG
- the tnpA gene encoding IS200/IS605 family transposase, translating into MPTAYKHKNTSVSLLRYHFVFVPKRRRKILVGPLAERLEVLLRAKAAELEWAIIALEIMPDHVHLFISVDPDVAPNQVAHRLKGYTSHVLRREFPHLIRLPALWTRSYFVSTAGMVSSKTIEQYIAAQKTRD; encoded by the coding sequence GTGCCTACGGCCTACAAACACAAGAACACCTCCGTCTCGCTGCTGCGTTACCACTTCGTTTTCGTGCCCAAGCGCCGCCGCAAGATTCTGGTAGGACCGTTGGCCGAGCGCTTGGAGGTTTTGCTCAGAGCGAAAGCCGCTGAGCTTGAGTGGGCAATCATCGCCCTGGAAATCATGCCCGACCACGTACACCTGTTCATCTCGGTAGACCCCGACGTGGCCCCCAATCAGGTCGCTCACCGCTTGAAGGGCTACACCTCGCACGTGCTGCGCCGGGAGTTCCCCCACCTCATCCGCCTTCCTGCGCTGTGGACGCGCTCGTACTTCGTGAGCACGGCGGGCATGGTTAGCAGCAAAACCATCGAGCAGTACATCGCCGCCCAAAAAACGAGGGACTGA
- a CDS encoding phage baseplate assembly protein V — protein MLSGIYKAQVTAVHPGGESTDRETLPYAGTLSVILHNMMQLGGVDAAPRFRVRMLRERAHPSAGIYRLPEVGDWGLVCFWENDAEAGVWLGSLDDDLRNLVPEELWAKDPYAEVHHWPSDRYAIFHGDGAEEHVWPDGSFLKVTTRKDGQPGNPSERSRLTPRRMRRKKQGGEGFESERQSYPGHAEPQVDVVFHHASGAEVRISADGSFWLTTALGISLRLFDDAEQARQNGQPEPPQAMSGPNSGLYLELPGSRARIAIIDEVQPRIVIEGAHVEVRSSRIQLGGDAGAPVACIGDAIVGEIPPNTVMTAAGTPNAAPIPVTGRIAGGSNKVTAE, from the coding sequence ATGCTCAGCGGAATCTACAAGGCCCAGGTGACCGCCGTCCACCCCGGTGGGGAGTCTACCGACCGCGAGACACTGCCGTATGCCGGGACACTCTCGGTGATTTTGCACAACATGATGCAGCTCGGCGGCGTGGACGCCGCTCCCCGCTTCCGCGTCAGGATGCTGCGCGAGCGCGCCCACCCCAGCGCCGGTATCTACCGGCTGCCCGAGGTGGGCGATTGGGGGCTGGTGTGCTTCTGGGAGAACGACGCCGAAGCCGGCGTCTGGCTGGGCAGCCTCGACGACGACCTCAGAAACCTGGTCCCCGAGGAGCTGTGGGCCAAGGACCCCTACGCCGAGGTGCACCACTGGCCCTCCGACCGCTACGCCATCTTCCACGGCGACGGCGCTGAGGAGCACGTCTGGCCCGACGGGTCGTTCTTGAAGGTCACCACCCGCAAAGACGGGCAGCCAGGGAACCCCAGCGAGCGCTCGAGGCTCACCCCCCGCAGGATGCGGCGCAAGAAGCAGGGCGGGGAGGGCTTCGAGAGCGAGCGCCAGTCCTACCCCGGCCACGCCGAGCCCCAGGTCGACGTGGTGTTTCACCACGCCTCGGGCGCCGAGGTGCGCATCAGCGCCGACGGCTCCTTCTGGCTCACAACCGCCCTGGGAATCAGCCTGCGGCTATTCGACGACGCTGAGCAGGCTCGGCAGAACGGCCAGCCCGAGCCCCCCCAGGCCATGAGCGGCCCGAACTCGGGGCTCTACCTCGAGCTCCCCGGCTCCCGGGCCCGCATCGCCATCATCGACGAGGTGCAGCCGCGAATAGTCATCGAGGGCGCCCACGTGGAGGTGCGCTCGAGCAGGATACAGCTCGGCGGAGACGCCGGAGCCCCGGTAGCCTGTATAGGGGATGCAATCGTGGGAGAGATCCCCCCAAACACCGTGATGACTGCCGCCGGGACACCCAACGCCGCCCCTATCCCCGTGACCGGCAGGATTGCTGGTGGCAGCAATAAGGTCACGGCGGAGTAA
- a CDS encoding site-specific DNA-methyltransferase has translation MVPDKLLLTTPNPIEERLEALRELFPEAFKEGRLDLETFKFLLGEKVETGRERYGLSWAGKAEAIRAVQIPSGGTLRPRRDQSVDFDTTENVIIEGDNLEVLKLLQQAYHGKVKLIYIDPPYNTGNDFVYPDDFREGVRQYLRFTGQLSEDGVRLTTATEQGGRVHSRWLSMMYPRLQLARSLLRDDGVIFVSIDDHELHNLRAIMDEIFGEENFLATVLWQKKYAPSNDTTDFSYTHEYLLSYVKSRRFNEQGKAVATLKRMGRTEEQNRLYKTRCTQRLAPAWLPSGPARP, from the coding sequence ATGGTACCCGACAAGCTTCTCCTCACCACGCCGAACCCGATCGAGGAGCGCCTCGAGGCCCTCCGCGAACTCTTCCCTGAGGCCTTCAAGGAGGGGAGGCTCGACCTCGAGACCTTCAAGTTCCTGTTAGGCGAGAAGGTGGAAACGGGGCGGGAGCGGTATGGGTTGTCATGGGCTGGGAAGGCCGAGGCCATCCGTGCGGTGCAAATCCCGAGCGGTGGGACCCTGCGACCCCGACGGGATCAATCGGTGGATTTCGACACTACCGAGAACGTGATCATCGAGGGGGACAACCTCGAGGTGCTCAAGCTGCTGCAACAGGCCTACCACGGCAAGGTCAAGCTGATCTACATTGACCCGCCGTACAATACGGGCAACGACTTCGTGTACCCTGACGACTTCCGGGAAGGAGTCAGGCAGTATCTCCGCTTCACCGGCCAGCTATCCGAGGATGGGGTACGCCTGACCACCGCCACCGAGCAGGGGGGGCGGGTGCACAGCAGGTGGCTCTCCATGATGTACCCCCGGCTGCAACTCGCCCGAAGCCTCCTGCGGGACGACGGGGTGATTTTCGTCAGCATTGATGACCACGAGCTGCACAACCTCCGGGCGATCATGGACGAGATTTTCGGGGAGGAGAACTTCCTCGCCACCGTTCTTTGGCAGAAAAAGTATGCCCCCTCGAATGACACCACCGATTTTTCCTACACCCATGAATACCTGCTCTCCTATGTGAAGTCTCGTCGGTTCAACGAGCAGGGGAAGGCTGTGGCGACGCTCAAACGAATGGGGCGCACTGAGGAGCAGAACCGGCTTTATAAAACCCGTTGTACTCAGCGGCTAGCTCCCGCATGGCTCCCTTCAGGCCCTGCACGTCCTTAG